One window of the Populus nigra chromosome 4, ddPopNigr1.1, whole genome shotgun sequence genome contains the following:
- the LOC133691079 gene encoding ethylene response sensor 1-like, whose product MESCDCIDMQWPHEELLVRYQYISDVLIAFAYFSIPIELIYFVQKSAFFPYRWVLMQFGAFIVLCGATHFINLWTFSMHSKAVAVVMTVAKIACAIVSCATALMLVHIIPDLLSVKTRELFLKNKAEELDREMGLILTQEETGRHVRMLTHEIRSTLDRHTILKTTLVELGRTLGLEECVLWMPSRTGLNLQLSHTLNYQIQVGSSVPINLPIVNEVFSSAHAVRIPYNCPLARIRPLFGRYLPPEVVAVRVPLLHLSNFQINDWPELSAKSYAVMVLILPTESARKWRDHELELVEVVADQVAVALSHAAILEESMRARDQLMEQNVALKSARREAEMAIHARNDFLAVMNHEMRTPMHAIIALSSLLLETGLTTEQRAMIETVLKSSNLLAVLTNDVLDLSRLEDGSLDLDLKTFNLHELFREVVGLIKPIASVKKLSMTLIMAPDLPACAVGDEKRLTQTILNVVGNAVKFTKEGYVSIVVSVAKPDSLRDWQPPEFYPMTSDGHFYLRVQVKDSGCGVLPQDVPHLFTKFAQPQSGSSRSNGGAGLGLAICKRFVTLMKGHIWIESEGLDKGTVTTFIVKLGLCNNPDDPSVHQAASRGRANHGSGDLIGHKPLFRDVDWVASSNPRYQRSL is encoded by the exons ATGGAGTCCTGTGACTGTATCGATATGCAATGGCCACATGAAGAACTTCTTGTTAGATATCAGTACATTTCGGATGTTTTAATTGCCTTCGCATACTTCTCCATTCCCATCGAGCTTATATACTTTGTACAAAAATCAGCATTCTTTCCGTACAGATGGGTGCTTATGCAGTTTGGTGCCTTCATTGTTCTTTGTGGAGCGACCCACTTTATAAATCTGTGGACGTTCTCGATGCATTCAAAAGCTGTTGCTGTGGTGATGACTGTTGCAAAAATTGCTTGTGCTATTGTATCATGTGCAACTGCTTTGATGCTTGTCCACATTATTCCTGATCTACTGAGTGTTAAAACCCGGGAATTATTTCTCAAGAACAAGGCTGAAGAACTTGATAGGGAGATGGGCCTTATTCTCACACAGGAAGAAACTGGAAGGCATGTTAGAATGCTGACTCATGAAATTAGAAGCACACTTGACAGACATACTATATTGAAAACCACTCTTGTTGAGCTGGGTAGGACCTTAGGCCTCGAGGAATGTGTGTTGTGGATGCCTTCAAGAACTGGTTTGAATCTGCAACTTTCTCACACCCTGAACTACCAAATACAAGTGGGATCTTCTGTACCTATAAACCTTCCTATAGTCAACGAAGTCTTCAGCAGTGCTCATGCAGTGCGTATACCATATAACTGCCCACTGGCTAGGATCAGGCCCCTTTTTGGTAGGTACCTGCCACCCGAGGTTGTTGCTGTTCGTGTACCTCTTCTACATCTGTCAAATTTCCAAATTAATGATTGGCCTGAACTCTCTGCAAAAAGCTATGCTGTCATGGTTTTGATTCTACCAACAGAAAGTGCTAGAAAGTGGCGAGACCATGAATTGGAACTTGTTGAAGTTGTTGCAGACCAg GTAGCAGTCGCTCTTTCGCATGCTGCTATTCTTGAAGAGTCTATGCGGGCACGTGATCAGCTCATGGAGCAGAATGTTGCTTTAAAATCAGCTCGTCGAGAAGCAGAAATGGCAATACATGCTCGGAATGATTTCCTTGCTGTCATGAACCATGAGATGAGGACACCAATGCATGCAATTATTGCATTGTCTTCACTTCTTTTAGAGACTGGACTAACTACTGAACAAAGAGCAATGATTGAGACAGTATTGAAGAGTAGTAACCTCTTGGCAGTACTTACTAATGATGTGCTAGATCTTTCAAGACTTGAAGATGGAAGCTTAGACTTAGACCTTAAGACATTTAATCTTCATGAGCTTTTCAGAGAG GTTGTTGGTTTGATAAAGCCCATTGCATCTGTTAAAAAGTTATCTATGACTTTAATTATGGCCCCAGATTTGCCTGCATGTGCAGTTGGTGATGAGAAACGGCTGACACAAACTATTCTGAATGTTGTGGGCAATGCTGTCAAGTTCACAAAGGAGGGTTATGTGTCTATTGTTGTTTCTGTTGCAAAACCAGATTCTTTGAGAGACTGGCAGCCTCCTGAATTCTACCCGATGACGAGTGATGGCCACTTCTATCTACGTGTGCAG GTTAAGGATTCTGGATGCGGTGTTCTCCCACAAGATGTCCCACACCTTTTTACTAAATTTGCTCAGCCACAAAGTGGATCTAGTCGAAGTAATGGTGGTGCAGGACTTGGGCTTGCCATCTGCAAACG ATTTGTAACTCTCATGAAGGGCCATATATGGATAGAAAGTGAAGGCCTTGACAAAGGTACAGTGACTACTTTCATTGTCAAACTTGGACTCTGCAACAATCCAGATGATCCATCTGTACACCAAGCTGCATCAAGAGGGCGAGCAAATCATGGAAGTGGAGATCTCATTGGACACAAGCCTCTGTTCAGAGATGTTGATTGGGTTGCTTCTTCCAATCCACGTTATCAAAGAAGTCTGTAG